The Candidatus Saccharibacteria bacterium genome has a segment encoding these proteins:
- a CDS encoding GlsB/YeaQ/YmgE family stress response membrane protein, with the protein MRFLAWILFGALAGWIASKIMNTDAQQGALANIVVGIVGAMIGGFLVSAIGGDDADGFDLYSLFVAVTGSVIFIGILKAVRK; encoded by the coding sequence ATGAGATTCTTGGCTTGGATATTGTTTGGGGCTTTGGCTGGTTGGATAGCATCTAAGATAATGAACACCGACGCGCAACAAGGAGCTCTTGCTAATATTGTGGTTGGTATTGTCGGTGCTATGATTGGTGGTTTTTTAGTGAGTGCTATTGGCGGGGATGACGCTGACGGTTTTGATTTATATAGCTTGTTTGTAGCTGTAACTGGGTCGGTGATATTTATTGGGATACTAAAAGCGGTACGAAAATAA
- a CDS encoding UTP--glucose-1-phosphate uridylyltransferase: protein MQKVTKAVIPAAGLGTRFLPQTKAMPKEMLPIIDKPVIQIVVEELVAVGVTDIIIVTGAQKRAIEDHFDRSVELEQALIEKGKQEFADEIKRIGDLANFIYVRQKGEPKGNARPVLNAAHLIGDEPFFVLFPDDFFKTTNVSRAQQLLDAYGATGGSVISLIEIAMEDTSKYGVAELGQELSDDFYQIKSLVEKPGPDKAPSHFGSVAGYLLTPDLLPILEQEKVGHGGEIVLADAINELAQKSKVYGKVIDGIYHDSGNKLSYLKAIIDLGLDNPDFGHDLRKYLQTRL, encoded by the coding sequence ATGCAGAAAGTAACTAAAGCAGTTATCCCGGCAGCTGGCTTAGGCACGCGGTTTTTGCCGCAAACAAAAGCCATGCCAAAAGAGATGCTGCCAATTATTGATAAACCAGTTATTCAAATTGTGGTTGAAGAGTTAGTGGCAGTTGGCGTAACGGATATCATTATTGTTACCGGTGCACAAAAACGAGCAATTGAAGACCATTTTGATAGGTCGGTTGAGCTAGAACAGGCGCTGATTGAAAAAGGTAAGCAAGAATTTGCAGATGAAATTAAACGAATTGGTGATTTGGCTAACTTTATTTATGTTCGGCAAAAGGGTGAGCCAAAAGGAAACGCGCGGCCAGTATTGAACGCTGCTCATTTAATTGGCGATGAACCTTTTTTTGTATTGTTTCCAGATGACTTTTTTAAGACGACTAATGTTAGCCGAGCGCAGCAGCTGCTTGACGCTTACGGCGCAACTGGCGGGTCGGTAATTTCGTTGATCGAAATCGCCATGGAAGACACTTCAAAATACGGTGTAGCAGAACTAGGGCAAGAGTTATCTGACGACTTTTATCAGATTAAAAGTTTGGTAGAAAAACCCGGTCCAGACAAAGCTCCGTCGCATTTTGGTTCTGTTGCTGGCTATTTACTTACTCCAGACTTATTACCAATTTTAGAACAAGAAAAAGTTGGCCATGGTGGCGAGATAGTTCTAGCCGACGCAATTAACGAACTCGCTCAAAAGTCCAAGGTGTACGGCAAGGTTATTGACGGAATTTATCACGATTCTGGTAACAAACTTAGTTATCTTAAAGCCATAATCGACCTCGGTCTCGACAACCCAGATTTTGGCCATGACTTGCGAAAGTATTTGCAGACACGTTTATAG